The Tolypothrix sp. NIES-4075 genome segment ACTCAAGCCGTGTGTGGGGAGCGCTTGGGTAAAAGCTAGGCTGTGGATAGGTTTCGTCTAAATACTCCGCAATCAATGTAGAGTCCCAAATCACTGTGCCATCTTCATCTACAAACACAGGGACTTGACCAATAGGAGAAATTTCGAGAAATTCAGGAGGTTTATTGGCTAAATTAATTTCAAAGAGTTCGCAATCTAAATTTTTCTCAGCTAACAATATTCTGATTTTGCGAGAAAAGTTTGATTGCTGATGATAATACAATATTCTATTCATAAAAAATTCAATCTTTCGCTCATCTTCAGGTCTAAGCAGAAGATTGGTAATAATATTTTCTCTTGGGGCATATGCACCAACTATTGTAGCAATTGGCCAAGAGCAATAGCGCCCACAGTCGTGCGATCGCATTAGCATTGAACAACTAGTCTAAGCCCTGCTAGAAGTGGCGATCGCGCTTACCCCTTCCACCTTTACGTATGTTTGTACTACTGGTTATTATCTTGATATAACGCTGCACCCCACCACCCTAATGATTAAACCTCGTGCCGTTCGCCAGTTGCCAGAGTGCCCCACATGCCGTTTTTACTGTGGCAATCCGTATTTATTCTGCGCTGTGATACCCGATGGTGTTGATAATGATTTCTGCCCCTACTTTGCACCCGACCCCGATGTTGAAGCCGAATTGTGGGAACCAGAGGGTGCGAGATATATAGATGAAGACTTGGTAATAGAGCGTGTCACATACAATGGTGAGGAAATTATTCAACCACAACAACGGTGGACAAGGGAAGAACAGCTAGAATTGGTGGACATGCACCCGATGTTTACTGGCTGTTGTCCGCAGTGTGGACATTTTTTTGACAGTAATTATACAGCTCGCGTTCACTACGATTGCCCAGAATGCGGATGGATGGATGATAGTGTGTAGAATGATACTTACAGATTGAGTTGACGAGTGCGATCGCCCTGCTTTAATCATCAAATTAGCGCCATATAGCGATAGTGTTGTATATCCTTACAGGAAATGTACAACGCACTCAGGTTGAGCAATGTGGTTAAAATATGGCGTGGATGAAGACGGGAAGCTAGTAAATATCGAAGATACCAACAGGGGAAAGACCTCGCTTAAGTGTCCCTATTGCGACAGTGGGCTGACTGCCAAAAAGGGCAATCGTAAAGAGCATCACTTTGCCCATACTGAAGAAACTTGCCGTCCGGTAGCGAAGCGTGAGTTTCCAGTTCTACCACTGTATGATAACTTCAACATTCATTTATCGGGCAAGGATTTGCAGCAATTAAAACTGCTCTGGAAAGAGTACGGATTAAAAAATCATTCTATTAGTTATGAACTAATTCCTTCTAATTTGATTAAAGCGGGAATGCTTAAGAAGAATGTTTATACAGTTCCACCTGGATATGAATTTACGCCCTTTGGTAAAATTCCCGTTGGAGGGTTAGAGTTTGCACTATTTAACGAAGTACAGGAGCCACTATTATTCAAAAAGCTACTAAAGTTAGAGCTAGCTTTTAACCATGCTTTGCACAAAAATGCTCCAG includes the following:
- a CDS encoding GIY-YIG nuclease family protein translates to MWLKYGVDEDGKLVNIEDTNRGKTSLKCPYCDSGLTAKKGNRKEHHFAHTEETCRPVAKREFPVLPLYDNFNIHLSGKDLQQLKLLWKEYGLKNHSISYELIPSNLIKAGMLKKNVYTVPPGYEFTPFGKIPVGGLEFALFNEVQEPLLFKKLLKLELAFNHALHKNAPDLAHRFTDLKLYRAQVKRILSCTLYFLEIQTNKGTLYKIGVTERRVTERVAEVERDLLAHYQTVAIRVLGTWSHRGNVELYFKHCYQDFNYPIGTLTEYYKFNTEDALFVLRDLQEMKTKVLSPVEIDILEDSKSPILVAV